The following coding sequences are from one Caloranaerobacter sp. TR13 window:
- a CDS encoding DUF2905 domain-containing protein: MESLGRLLVVIGLIFIILGGFLIIFQKVGLGKLPGDIVYQKGNFTFVFPIVTSIVLSIILSIIINIISRLK; this comes from the coding sequence ATGGAATCATTAGGTAGGCTTCTTGTAGTAATTGGCCTTATCTTCATTATTTTAGGTGGATTTTTAATTATATTTCAAAAAGTAGGGTTAGGAAAGCTACCTGGTGACATTGTGTATCAAAAAGGTAATTTTACTTTTGTTTTTCCTATAGTTACAAGTATTGTTTTAAGTATAATTCTATCAATAATTATAAATATTATTTCAAGACTAAAGTAA
- a CDS encoding SpoIID/LytB domain-containing protein, giving the protein MNVKRVLIIILTVMLAQFVSINVLGDENYKEYIRVGLKNPMVFEDQAVISTKNGFSIGTIDSNYNEILKTDAKSLFIRLDDFYKIEGDALKLVNENEQSDYGSYHLEIQGEYTVYNDIKVEINKLKNSGVNAYPYYDGKFRIWLGFYKTYEEASKEAGILSEKLGKQINIIDKTKTRIIIEDAEGNILLVLNSDTKIYIKENVVEVNESIIAINGSNYRDYLTLNRVDKELIIINYLPLEHYLYGVVPREMSVNWPLEALKAQAVAARNYALVNLKKHEDLGYDLCDTQNCQVYAGYDWESLKSNRAVDETYGKVLKYNGKLVNAYFHSTNGGHTENSENVWGYKIPYLRGVKDDFSIDSPNYSWQLVLNRKEVKEKLEANGINIGDIYSIEPLAFSEYGRVLELKIEGTNGVEILKKEKSRKIFGYSSLKSTWFNVKSDADVYVVTGTDFEPIKTTLNKVHVISANGSITSTKDMYSQVRITNGEETNIMPVIPNVYIFEGRGWGHGLGMSQWGAKKMAELGYNYKQILEYYYTGAKVE; this is encoded by the coding sequence TTGAATGTAAAAAGAGTTTTAATAATTATTTTAACAGTAATGTTAGCTCAATTTGTTTCTATAAATGTTTTAGGGGACGAAAATTATAAAGAATATATAAGAGTGGGCCTTAAAAATCCAATGGTATTTGAAGATCAAGCTGTTATTAGCACTAAAAATGGGTTTTCTATTGGTACTATAGATAGTAACTATAATGAAATATTAAAAACCGATGCAAAAAGTCTATTTATTAGATTAGATGATTTTTATAAAATCGAAGGCGATGCTTTAAAACTAGTTAATGAAAACGAACAGTCAGATTATGGTTCATATCACTTGGAAATACAAGGAGAATATACTGTATATAATGATATAAAAGTTGAAATTAATAAATTGAAAAATTCTGGGGTTAATGCATATCCGTATTATGATGGAAAGTTTAGAATTTGGCTAGGATTTTATAAAACTTATGAAGAGGCATCAAAAGAGGCAGGAATATTATCAGAAAAACTTGGTAAACAAATTAATATAATAGATAAGACTAAAACTAGAATTATAATTGAGGATGCTGAAGGAAATATTTTATTGGTATTAAACTCAGATACAAAGATTTATATCAAAGAGAACGTAGTTGAAGTGAATGAAAGCATAATAGCTATAAATGGAAGTAATTATAGAGATTATTTGACTTTAAACAGAGTAGATAAAGAGCTTATAATTATAAACTATCTTCCACTAGAACATTATTTATATGGTGTAGTGCCTAGAGAGATGTCTGTAAATTGGCCTCTTGAGGCATTAAAAGCACAAGCAGTAGCAGCTAGAAATTATGCGTTAGTTAATTTAAAAAAGCATGAGGATTTAGGCTATGATTTGTGTGATACACAAAATTGTCAAGTATATGCAGGCTATGATTGGGAGAGCCTAAAAAGTAATAGAGCTGTTGATGAAACCTATGGAAAAGTTCTAAAATATAATGGAAAGTTAGTAAATGCATATTTCCATTCTACTAATGGTGGACATACTGAAAATAGTGAAAATGTTTGGGGATATAAAATTCCTTATTTACGAGGAGTAAAAGACGATTTTTCTATAGATTCACCAAATTATAGTTGGCAGTTAGTTTTAAATAGAAAAGAGGTAAAAGAAAAACTTGAAGCAAACGGTATAAATATTGGAGATATTTATTCTATTGAACCTTTGGCTTTTTCTGAATATGGAAGAGTGTTAGAATTAAAAATCGAAGGAACTAATGGAGTAGAAATTCTAAAAAAAGAAAAAAGCAGAAAAATATTTGGGTATAGTTCATTGAAAAGCACTTGGTTTAATGTAAAATCAGATGCAGATGTGTACGTTGTTACTGGCACTGATTTTGAACCAATTAAAACAACTTTAAATAAAGTTCATGTTATTTCAGCAAATGGTTCAATTACTAGTACTAAAGATATGTATTCTCAAGTGAGAATAACAAATGGGGAAGAAACTAATATAATGCCTGTAATACCTAATGTATATATTTTTGAAGGTAGAGGATGGGGGCATGGACTTGGTATGAGCCAATGGGGTGCTAAGAAAATGGCTGAATTAGGATATAATTATAAACAAATACTAGAGTATTATTATACTGGAGCAAAAGTTGAGTAA
- the queA gene encoding tRNA preQ1(34) S-adenosylmethionine ribosyltransferase-isomerase QueA, translated as MRRQDFYFDLPEELIAQCPIEKRDSSRLMILDKKTGAIEHKEFKDIIDYLNEGDCLVLNDTRVIPARLFGQKEKTGGKIEFLLLSRIEKDKWEVLVKPGKRAKVGTTFVFGDGILKADVLDIGEEGIRIVEFKYDGIFEEVLDRLGEVPLPPYIKEKLEDKERYQTVYSKKEGSAAAPTAGLHFTEELLERIKEKGVEIVYITLHVGLGTFRPVKVDKLDEHKMHSEFFEVSEEAANKINEIKKKGGKIIAVGTTTTRTLESTSNNEGFVVPKKGWTDIFIYPGYKFKVIDRLITNFHLPESTLIMLVSALAGKENVLRAYNIAVKEKYRFFSFGDAMLIK; from the coding sequence ATGAGAAGACAAGATTTTTACTTTGATTTACCAGAAGAACTTATTGCGCAATGTCCAATAGAAAAAAGAGATAGCTCAAGACTGATGATTTTAGATAAAAAAACGGGAGCTATTGAACATAAAGAATTTAAAGATATAATTGACTATTTAAATGAGGGTGATTGTTTAGTATTAAATGATACAAGAGTGATACCTGCAAGACTTTTTGGGCAAAAAGAGAAAACAGGTGGTAAGATAGAATTCCTACTATTAAGTCGAATTGAAAAAGATAAATGGGAAGTATTAGTTAAACCAGGCAAAAGAGCGAAGGTAGGAACTACATTTGTTTTTGGTGATGGGATTTTAAAAGCAGATGTATTAGATATTGGTGAAGAAGGTATTAGAATAGTTGAGTTCAAATATGATGGAATTTTTGAAGAAGTACTAGATAGGTTAGGAGAAGTTCCATTACCACCATATATAAAAGAAAAATTAGAAGACAAAGAAAGATATCAAACAGTATATTCAAAAAAAGAGGGCTCAGCAGCTGCTCCAACTGCTGGACTTCATTTTACAGAAGAACTACTAGAAAGAATTAAGGAAAAAGGAGTAGAAATTGTATATATAACTCTTCATGTAGGACTTGGGACTTTTAGACCTGTTAAAGTTGATAAGTTAGATGAGCATAAAATGCATTCTGAGTTTTTTGAAGTTAGTGAAGAAGCAGCAAATAAAATAAATGAAATTAAGAAAAAGGGTGGAAAAATAATAGCTGTAGGAACAACAACAACTAGAACATTAGAGTCAACAAGTAATAATGAAGGATTTGTTGTACCTAAAAAAGGATGGACAGATATATTTATCTATCCAGGTTATAAGTTTAAAGTTATTGATAGGCTTATTACAAATTTTCATTTACCTGAATCTACATTGATTATGTTAGTTAGTGCATTAGCAGGCAAAGAAAATGTTTTAAGAGCTTATAATATTGCTGTCAAAGAAAAATATAGATTTTTTAGTTTTGGAGATGCTATGTTAATAAAATAA
- the tgt gene encoding tRNA guanosine(34) transglycosylase Tgt: MAVKYELIKESTECKARLGKLHTPHGIIETPIFMPVGTRATVKTMTPEELKDLGAQIILSNTYHLYLRPGHELIKEAGGLHKFMNWDKPILTDSGGFQVFSLGDLRKITEEGVEFRSHIDGSRHFISPEKSIEIQNALGSDIIMAFDECAPYPSDRDYVKHSLERTTRWAKRCKEAHRNPETQALFGIVQGGMYRDLREQSAKEIIDLDFPGYAIGGLSVGEPKELMYEVLDYTAPLLPKNKPRYLMGVGSPDCLFEGVIRGIDMFDCVLPTRIARNGTVMTSQGKVVIRNAKYARDFGKLDPECDCYTCQNYSRAYIRHLFNVNEILGARLTTIHNLYFLLKLMENIRLAIKEDRLLQYKEEFFKKYGYIK, translated from the coding sequence ATGGCTGTAAAATACGAATTAATTAAAGAATCTACTGAATGTAAAGCAAGATTAGGTAAACTACATACACCTCATGGCATAATTGAAACACCTATATTTATGCCTGTAGGTACTAGAGCGACTGTAAAGACAATGACTCCGGAAGAATTAAAAGATTTAGGAGCTCAAATTATATTAAGTAATACTTATCATTTATATTTAAGACCGGGTCATGAGTTGATAAAAGAAGCAGGAGGGCTTCATAAGTTCATGAACTGGGATAAGCCAATACTTACAGATAGTGGTGGTTTCCAAGTTTTTAGTTTGGGTGATTTAAGAAAAATTACTGAAGAAGGTGTTGAATTCAGATCTCATATAGATGGTTCTAGACATTTTATAAGTCCTGAAAAATCAATTGAAATACAAAATGCATTAGGGTCAGATATTATTATGGCGTTTGATGAATGTGCACCATATCCTAGTGATAGAGATTATGTAAAACATTCTCTTGAAAGAACAACTAGATGGGCTAAAAGATGTAAGGAAGCACATAGAAACCCAGAAACTCAAGCACTATTTGGAATAGTTCAAGGTGGTATGTATAGAGATTTAAGAGAGCAAAGTGCAAAAGAGATTATAGACTTAGATTTTCCAGGATATGCGATTGGTGGACTAAGTGTAGGTGAGCCAAAAGAGCTCATGTATGAAGTACTTGATTATACAGCACCATTGTTACCTAAAAATAAGCCTAGATATTTAATGGGAGTTGGTAGTCCAGACTGTTTATTTGAAGGAGTAATAAGAGGTATTGATATGTTTGATTGTGTTTTACCTACTAGGATAGCTAGAAATGGTACTGTAATGACAAGTCAAGGTAAAGTTGTTATTAGAAATGCTAAATATGCTAGAGATTTTGGAAAGCTTGATCCCGAATGTGATTGTTATACGTGTCAAAACTATTCAAGGGCTTATATTAGACACTTGTTTAATGTGAATGAGATTTTAGGAGCTAGACTTACTACTATACACAATTTATATTTCTTGTTGAAGTTAATGGAGAATATTAGATTAGCTATTAAAGAAGATAGATTGCTGCAATATAAAGAGGAATTCTTTAAAAAATATGGATATATTAAATAA
- the yajC gene encoding preprotein translocase subunit YajC, with the protein MQQFSALLLPILFLVIFYFILIRPQQKKEKKIREMRNNLKVGDEIITIGGIHGKIVKIKDEIITIEVGADKNKFNVSRWAIGNVVDNK; encoded by the coding sequence ATGCAACAATTTTCAGCATTATTATTGCCAATTCTATTTTTAGTTATATTTTACTTTATCTTAATTAGACCACAACAAAAGAAAGAGAAAAAAATCAGAGAGATGAGAAATAATTTAAAAGTCGGCGATGAGATTATTACAATTGGTGGTATTCATGGTAAAATTGTAAAAATCAAAGATGAAATAATAACTATTGAAGTAGGTGCTGATAAAAATAAATTTAATGTTTCAAGATGGGCAATTGGCAATGTTGTAGATAATAAATAA
- a CDS encoding TIGR04086 family membrane protein, with amino-acid sequence MKLKVNEENNNYMVTTLKGVLISIVISIICIVILAVILTYTSLSESVVPILNSIVMIVSITIGAIYSSIRIKRKGWFNGAIVGLLYFILLILVSYIFIRSYKFNSHVIIKGIVALLTGAVGGMIGVNLK; translated from the coding sequence ATGAAATTAAAAGTTAATGAGGAAAATAATAATTATATGGTTACAACTTTAAAAGGTGTTTTAATAAGTATTGTTATTTCTATTATATGTATTGTTATTTTAGCTGTAATATTAACTTATACAAGTTTATCAGAAAGTGTAGTACCAATTTTAAATTCTATAGTTATGATAGTTAGTATTACCATAGGGGCGATTTATTCATCTATTAGAATTAAGAGAAAAGGATGGTTTAATGGTGCTATTGTTGGTTTGCTATATTTTATATTGCTAATACTAGTGAGCTATATTTTTATACGTTCATATAAATTTAATAGTCATGTTATAATAAAAGGAATAGTTGCGTTACTTACAGGTGCAGTTGGTGGAATGATTGGAGTTAATTTAAAATAG
- the scfA gene encoding six-cysteine ranthipeptide SCIFF, translated as MKHINTISGRSLKSTIVKGGCGECQTSCQSACKTSCTVGNQKCEK; from the coding sequence ATGAAGCACATAAATACAATAAGCGGTCGTAGTTTAAAAAGTACAATTGTAAAAGGTGGATGCGGAGAATGCCAAACTTCATGCCAATCAGCATGTAAGACTTCTTGCACTGTTGGAAATCAAAAGTGTGAGAAATAA
- the scfB gene encoding thioether cross-link-forming SCIFF peptide maturase: MYMNIHMFQMNEKNIVLDINSGSVHVVDEIVWDIIKLYEDKSLESIINDLKNKYNQDDILEAYKEIQTLVDNELLFTKEENLNINYNPQNIVKALCLHVAHDCNLKCEYCFASQGDFKGQRLLMPLEIGKKALDFLVESSGNRRNLEVDFFGGEPLMNFDVVKELVKYGRELEKKYDKRFRFTITTNGLLLNDDNMKFINENMDNVVLSLDGRKEVNDKMRKTINGSGSFDTIVPKFLELVKLRGEKSYYVRGTFTSHNLDFSKDVLKLHEIGFDSISVEPVVASPENDYAILEKHLKTILSEYEELSSKYIELKKAGKGFEFFHFMIDLSQGPCLIKRVVGCGAGVEYLAVTPEGDLYPCHQFVGNEEFKMGDVFSGVLNEELREQFKKASVLTKNECQECWARFYCSGGCHANAYNFNKDITKPYKIGCEMEKKRIECAISIVANGC; encoded by the coding sequence ATGTATATGAATATACATATGTTTCAGATGAATGAAAAAAACATAGTATTGGATATTAATAGTGGTTCAGTTCACGTAGTAGATGAAATTGTATGGGATATAATTAAACTGTATGAAGATAAAAGTTTAGAATCAATCATAAATGATTTGAAAAATAAATACAATCAAGATGATATTTTAGAAGCTTATAAAGAAATACAAACTTTAGTTGATAATGAATTATTGTTTACTAAAGAAGAAAATCTAAATATAAATTATAACCCACAAAATATTGTGAAAGCCCTATGTCTGCATGTAGCACATGATTGTAATTTAAAATGCGAATATTGCTTTGCTTCTCAAGGGGATTTTAAGGGTCAAAGACTGTTGATGCCATTAGAAATTGGTAAAAAAGCATTAGATTTTTTAGTTGAAAGTTCGGGTAATAGAAGAAACCTTGAAGTAGATTTTTTCGGTGGGGAACCTCTAATGAATTTTGATGTTGTGAAAGAGTTAGTTAAATATGGCCGTGAATTAGAAAAAAAGTATGATAAGAGATTTAGGTTTACTATTACTACTAATGGACTTTTATTAAACGATGATAATATGAAATTTATTAATGAAAACATGGATAATGTAGTACTTAGCTTAGATGGCAGAAAAGAAGTAAATGATAAGATGAGAAAAACAATAAATGGTAGTGGTAGTTTTGATACTATAGTTCCAAAGTTTTTGGAACTTGTGAAATTAAGAGGAGAAAAGTCATATTATGTTAGAGGTACTTTTACAAGTCACAATTTAGATTTTTCTAAAGATGTTTTAAAACTTCATGAAATAGGGTTTGACAGTATTTCAGTTGAACCTGTAGTTGCAAGTCCTGAAAATGATTATGCAATTTTAGAAAAGCATTTAAAAACTATATTGAGTGAGTATGAAGAATTATCAAGTAAATATATAGAGCTTAAAAAAGCAGGGAAAGGCTTTGAGTTTTTCCATTTCATGATTGATTTAAGTCAAGGACCTTGTTTGATTAAAAGAGTAGTAGGTTGTGGTGCTGGTGTGGAATATTTAGCTGTTACCCCTGAAGGTGATTTATATCCTTGTCATCAATTCGTTGGAAATGAAGAATTTAAGATGGGTGATGTTTTTAGTGGTGTGCTAAACGAAGAGCTAAGAGAACAATTTAAGAAAGCCAGTGTATTAACAAAAAATGAATGTCAGGAATGTTGGGCTAGATTTTACTGCAGTGGAGGATGTCATGCAAATGCTTATAACTTTAATAAAGATATAACTAAACCATATAAAATCGGTTGTGAAATGGAGAAAAAAAGGATAGAGTGCGCTATATCAATAGTTGCAAATGGATGCTAA
- a CDS encoding gamma carbonic anhydrase family protein has translation MLKEYEGKKPQIHDTCFIADSAEIIGDVEIGENTSVWYNTVIRGDENPIKIGKYTNIQDGCVIHISKEYETVIGDYVTIGHKAIVHACKVGDNVLIGMGAIILDGAEIEDNVLIGAGSIVTPGKKIPSGTLVLGSPAKVVRNLTEEEIMHLKQSAVDYVEYARKHKK, from the coding sequence ATGTTAAAAGAATATGAAGGTAAAAAGCCTCAAATACATGACACTTGTTTTATTGCAGACAGTGCTGAAATAATTGGGGACGTTGAAATAGGAGAGAACACGAGTGTTTGGTACAATACAGTAATAAGAGGAGATGAGAACCCTATTAAAATTGGTAAATATACAAATATTCAAGATGGATGTGTGATACACATAAGTAAAGAATATGAAACAGTTATAGGAGATTATGTTACTATTGGACATAAAGCAATAGTACATGCATGTAAAGTAGGTGATAATGTTTTGATAGGTATGGGAGCTATAATTTTGGATGGTGCTGAAATTGAAGATAATGTGTTAATAGGTGCAGGGAGTATTGTGACACCGGGAAAAAAGATTCCATCAGGAACTTTAGTGTTGGGTTCACCAGCAAAGGTTGTAAGGAATCTAACTGAAGAGGAAATTATGCATTTGAAACAGTCAGCTGTAGATTATGTTGAATATGCAAGGAAACACAAAAAATAG
- the secD gene encoding protein translocase subunit SecD codes for MNFKSITIFLLIVAIVGFISYSAIFGVNLGKYEITPAKENMKLGLDLEGGVFVVLEAQTDAQGAELEKKMEQAKAIIRQRVDGLGVAEPNIVLEGKKRIRIELPGVKNAQDAIDIIGKTAQLQFIDPKGNVVVTGKNIKRSEVTYQLNREKGREEPVVALEFDKEGTKKFAEATRELIKNANSKDRIIYIVLDDEVISSPVVSGTITDGKAVITGGFTVEKASKLATLIRAGALPVEMKEIQTSVIGPTLGLTSLDKSIYAAKIGLILIFLFMLIYYRIPGLIADLGLTIYILLVLGAMIYLDATLTLPGIAGLILSIGMAVDANVVIFERIKEEIRAGKTLRAAVDSGFKRALRTVIDANVTTFIAGVVLFKFGTGPIKGFAVTLLIGLVASMVTAVFITKYLLKLTIKMNITKNTKLYGA; via the coding sequence ATGAACTTCAAAAGTATTACTATTTTTCTATTGATTGTTGCAATAGTTGGATTTATTAGTTATTCAGCGATTTTCGGGGTCAATTTAGGCAAGTATGAAATTACACCTGCAAAAGAAAATATGAAACTTGGTTTGGATCTAGAAGGTGGAGTATTTGTTGTATTAGAAGCTCAGACTGATGCGCAAGGTGCAGAATTAGAAAAGAAAATGGAACAGGCAAAAGCTATTATAAGACAAAGAGTAGACGGATTAGGTGTGGCTGAGCCTAATATAGTGTTAGAAGGCAAGAAAAGAATTAGAATTGAGTTACCAGGTGTAAAAAATGCACAGGATGCTATTGATATTATTGGTAAAACAGCACAATTACAATTTATTGACCCTAAAGGTAATGTTGTTGTAACGGGAAAGAACATAAAGAGATCAGAAGTTACTTATCAGTTAAATAGAGAAAAAGGAAGAGAAGAGCCTGTTGTTGCTTTAGAGTTTGATAAGGAAGGTACTAAGAAGTTTGCAGAAGCAACTCGTGAACTCATAAAGAATGCAAATTCAAAAGATAGAATCATATATATAGTTCTAGATGACGAAGTGATTTCAAGTCCTGTAGTTAGTGGTACTATTACAGATGGTAAGGCCGTGATAACAGGTGGTTTTACAGTTGAAAAAGCTAGTAAATTAGCAACTTTAATAAGAGCAGGTGCATTACCTGTTGAGATGAAAGAAATACAAACTTCAGTTATTGGACCTACATTGGGATTAACATCATTGGACAAGAGTATTTATGCTGCGAAAATAGGACTTATTTTGATATTTTTATTTATGTTAATATATTATAGAATACCGGGATTAATTGCTGATTTAGGGCTTACTATATATATATTACTAGTTTTAGGTGCTATGATTTATTTAGATGCTACTTTAACTTTGCCAGGTATCGCAGGTTTAATTTTATCAATTGGTATGGCTGTAGACGCTAATGTTGTAATTTTTGAAAGAATTAAAGAAGAAATAAGAGCAGGTAAGACATTAAGAGCTGCTGTTGATTCAGGGTTCAAAAGAGCTTTACGTACTGTTATAGATGCTAATGTAACTACTTTCATAGCAGGAGTTGTGTTATTTAAGTTTGGGACAGGTCCTATTAAGGGATTTGCAGTAACATTATTAATTGGTCTTGTTGCTTCAATGGTTACAGCAGTATTCATCACAAAATACCTGCTAAAACTAACTATTAAAATGAATATAACCAAAAACACAAAACTTTATGGAGCATAA
- the secF gene encoding protein translocase subunit SecF, with translation MNIIRNRNKFFLISLTIIVVGLVMAIVSGLNFGIDFTGGTLLQIDFGKKIPVSEIREITDQFDKNASILHAGDNKEQVIIKTTLDLDNKDRLEIFNKFKEKYNLDDEAFVQSQKFGPSIGGEIRTKALLSVIIATIGMLIYITFRFEFKFGISAIIALIHDVLIALSVYAIFKVPVNSSFVAAILTIVGYSINDTIVVFDRIRENIKIMKKDKYEEIVNKSISQTIVRSINTSFTTLLAIVVLYIFGVEAIKDFALPLIVGIIAGTYSSIFIASPIWYLLKTRVSDRNNYNPNRV, from the coding sequence GTGAATATTATAAGAAATAGAAACAAATTTTTCCTTATATCTTTAACCATAATTGTGGTAGGTTTAGTAATGGCAATCGTAAGTGGCTTAAACTTTGGTATTGATTTTACTGGAGGAACTTTACTACAGATTGATTTCGGGAAGAAAATACCAGTTAGTGAAATAAGAGAAATTACAGATCAATTTGATAAAAATGCAAGTATTCTTCATGCTGGAGATAATAAAGAGCAGGTAATAATAAAGACAACTTTAGATTTAGATAATAAAGATAGATTAGAAATATTTAATAAGTTTAAAGAAAAGTATAATCTTGATGATGAAGCTTTTGTTCAGTCACAAAAGTTTGGACCTTCTATAGGAGGGGAAATAAGAACTAAAGCATTATTATCAGTAATAATAGCTACTATTGGTATGCTTATATATATCACTTTTAGATTTGAATTTAAGTTTGGTATTTCAGCTATTATTGCCTTAATTCATGATGTTTTAATTGCACTTAGTGTATATGCTATTTTTAAAGTACCTGTTAATAGTTCTTTTGTTGCGGCTATATTAACTATAGTAGGTTATTCAATAAATGATACGATTGTAGTTTTTGATAGAATTAGAGAAAATATAAAGATTATGAAGAAGGATAAATATGAAGAAATTGTAAATAAAAGTATTTCTCAAACTATTGTAAGATCTATTAATACATCATTTACGACATTATTAGCTATAGTAGTTTTATATATTTTCGGAGTTGAGGCCATAAAGGATTTTGCTCTGCCACTAATAGTTGGTATAATAGCTGGTACTTATTCATCAATATTTATAGCTAGTCCTATATGGTATCTATTAAAAACAAGAGTATCAGATAGAAATAATTATAATCCTAATAGAGTATAA
- a CDS encoding ABC1 kinase family protein, with product MKLLFGKKRNKLKRYREIAKILTKYGFGMVAEKIDDISIISKIFIKRAKKYSQNYTRGERIRFTLEELGPTFIKLGQILSTRYDILPNDIVDELSKLQDEITPFDLDTAKNIIKNELGRKLEDIFMEFEEEPIAAASIGQVYRGVLKNGNKVVIKIQRPNINTVIKQDIDILYTLAKMFDDILKKKIVISARNIVEEFSYFIKKELDYTYEAQNCERFRMLFKNDKRVIIPRIYWEYTTKKVLVMEEIRGIKVSNIDEIDKIGFNKEKLSELGAKIFLEQIFVHGFFHGDPHPGNILILSEDKISFIDFGVVGYLDNMTFEFITTLLKATLNRDIDKIVESLYKMNAISDETDEIGLKKELFFIVNHYFNLPINKINFGEVFNEIMTISYKYKLRIPSQLILLIKSIITIEGTGKKLNPQFNLSKISKEIIKEVTKRKLNPKLLTKKIIDNTTENIENIFEITNKVNNILYKIDNDKLKIKMEIEGLSRLEKEIYIITNKLSLSLIISSIIVGSSIIIQSHTGPEIFGMSAFGLIGFVAAGILGVALIISILLNKRNYK from the coding sequence TTGAAATTGCTTTTTGGTAAAAAAAGGAACAAACTAAAAAGATATAGAGAAATCGCTAAAATATTAACAAAATATGGATTTGGTATGGTTGCTGAAAAAATTGATGATATAAGTATTATTTCAAAAATTTTTATAAAAAGAGCTAAAAAATATAGTCAAAATTATACTAGAGGCGAGAGAATTAGATTTACATTGGAAGAACTAGGACCTACTTTTATTAAGTTGGGACAAATTCTTAGTACAAGATATGATATTTTACCTAATGATATAGTAGATGAGCTATCAAAGCTACAGGATGAAATTACTCCTTTTGATCTAGATACTGCAAAAAATATAATTAAGAATGAGTTAGGAAGGAAGTTAGAAGATATTTTTATGGAGTTTGAAGAAGAACCTATCGCAGCTGCATCAATTGGTCAAGTTTATCGTGGCGTACTAAAAAATGGTAATAAAGTTGTAATTAAAATACAGAGACCTAATATAAATACAGTAATAAAACAAGATATTGATATCTTATATACTTTAGCTAAAATGTTTGATGATATTTTAAAGAAAAAAATAGTTATTAGTGCAAGAAATATTGTAGAAGAGTTTTCTTATTTTATCAAAAAGGAGCTAGACTATACATATGAAGCTCAAAATTGTGAAAGGTTTAGAATGCTTTTTAAAAATGATAAAAGAGTTATAATTCCTAGAATATATTGGGAATATACAACAAAAAAAGTGTTAGTAATGGAAGAAATAAGAGGAATTAAGGTAAGTAATATTGATGAGATTGATAAAATAGGATTTAATAAGGAAAAATTATCTGAACTAGGTGCAAAGATTTTCTTAGAGCAGATATTTGTACATGGATTTTTTCATGGCGATCCACACCCTGGTAATATTTTAATATTATCAGAAGATAAAATAAGTTTTATAGATTTTGGGGTTGTAGGTTATTTAGATAATATGACATTTGAATTTATAACTACTTTATTAAAAGCGACTCTTAACAGGGATATAGATAAGATAGTAGAAAGTCTATATAAAATGAATGCAATCTCTGATGAAACCGATGAAATTGGATTGAAAAAAGAATTGTTTTTTATTGTAAATCATTATTTTAATTTGCCAATTAATAAAATTAACTTCGGAGAAGTTTTTAATGAAATTATGACTATATCATATAAATACAAACTAAGAATACCTTCACAATTAATATTATTAATTAAATCAATAATCACGATTGAAGGCACAGGGAAAAAATTAAATCCTCAATTCAATTTATCAAAAATTTCTAAAGAGATTATAAAAGAAGTAACAAAAAGAAAATTAAATCCTAAACTTCTAACAAAAAAAATTATAGATAATACGACTGAAAATATAGAAAATATTTTCGAGATTACTAATAAAGTTAATAATATACTATATAAAATAGATAACGATAAACTAAAAATTAAAATGGAAATAGAAGGATTAAGTAGGTTGGAAAAAGAAATATATATAATAACAAATAAGTTATCATTAAGTTTAATAATTTCATCAATTATTGTAGGATCATCTATAATAATTCAATCTCATACAGGTCCTGAAATATTTGGGATGTCAGCTTTTGGACTAATAGGTTTTGTAGCAGCTGGGATTTTAGGAGTAGCATTAATTATTTCTATTTTACTAAATAAAAGGAATTATAAATAA